One Pecten maximus chromosome 7, xPecMax1.1, whole genome shotgun sequence genomic window carries:
- the LOC117331708 gene encoding uncharacterized protein LOC117331708 isoform X2 translates to MEQNYFPMGPMSHAGLQHPAMGLANNFNIKTEPQLDIKPEPQDMFQSVTSSTGKGKPKAKKRKTEKVKQEKITDHMPVKKKKHDRFKGMPEEEVMKRLLPDHLAQDLDIVIVGINPGLMAAYIGHHYAGPGNHFWKCMYLSGLIPEPLTAYDDTKLLNYGIGFTNIVARTTRGSADLTRKEIKEGAKFLSEKLNKYKPKIAVFNGKGIYEVFVGHKNFAIGKQPEPLEGTETIVYVMPSSSARCSQLPRAVDKVPFYAALKKLRDHCRGDLKELDDSEVCFPDLELKVIKKEDRLKAEGYPDEDNKAQINLGNGNVPAPFTNSQPMNGAVGPPGMNHPGNFMSIKQETPYNSQDYGGSANMFHQQMPAISFPCPSYPISTMAFSGGGNSHPHGTQGMMPLPATTYPSSQVGGPSMFRGQGSQGPHPSQFPTSQGSYIPQINCHGNSPQSQGQFLPPSQGQSQTSMFSSQGPSQSLPQHVDLTVPGSYQSVGVNMSNAMHSWPGMQGQGQSPQAQQGFDHMQNPVFIKPEPQDFGSSSASSTCPFQNVG, encoded by the exons TCCTATGGGGCCCATGAGTCATGCAGGGCTACAGCACCCTGCTATGGGACTAGCCAACAATTTCAACATCAAGACAGAACCTCAGTTAGATATTAAGCCTGAGCCACAGGATATGTTTCAAAG TGTTACCAGCAGTACAGGGAAGGGTAAACCTAAGGCCAAGAAAAGAAAAACTGAGAAAGTGAAACAGGAGAAGATAACTGATCACATGCCCGTGAAAAAGAAGAAACATGACCGCTTCAAGGGTATGCCTGAAGAGGAGGTGATGAAGCGCCTACTGCCAGATCATCTGGCTCAGGATCTGGACATTGTAATC GTTGGCATCAATCCAGGATTGATGGCAGCTTATATTGGACATCACTATGCAGGACCAGGAAATCATTTCT GGAAGTGTATGTATCTGTCGGGCCTCATTCCAGAGCCATTGACTGCTTATGATGACACCAAACTCCTCAACTATGGAATAGGATTTACTAATATAGTCGCACGGACAACCAGAGGAAGTGCAGATCTGACAAG AAAGGAAATCAAAGAAGGTGCCAAATTTCTGTCAGAGAAACTGAATAAATACAAACCAAAAATAGCTGTTTTCAATGGAAAGG GTATTTATGAAGTATTTGTGGGACACAAGAATTTTGCTATAGGGAAACAACCAGAACCACTGGAAGGCACAGAGACG ATTGTGTATGTGATGCCCTCTTCTAGTGCACGCTGTTCACAGCTGCCTAGAGCAGTAGATAAAGTCCCATTTTATGCAGCCCTGAAAAAACTGAGGGACCATTGTCGAGGGGACCTAAAAGAACTGGATGATTCAGAGGTGTGTTTCCCTGACCTTGAGCTCAAAGTCATAAAAAAGGAAGATCGACTGAAGGCAGAGGGCTACCCTGATGAGGACAACAAGGCCCAAATCAACCTTGGTAACGGGAATGTTCCTGCTCCCTTCACAAATAGCCAACCAATGAATGGGGCTGTAGGTCCTCCTGGTATGAATCATCCCGGGAACTTTATGTCCATCAAGCAGGAAACTCCCTATAACTCGCAGGATTATGGAGGCAGTGCCAACATGTTCCACCAACAGATGCCTGCGATCAGCTTTCCCTGTCCCTCTTATCCAATCTCAACTATGGCATTTTCAGGAGGAGGTAACTCCCATCCCCATGGAACACAAGGAATGATGCCTTTACCAGCAACAACATATCCTTCCTCCCAGGTGGGTGGACCATCAATGTTTCGGGGACAGGGGTCTCAGGGACCTCATCCGTCACAATTTCCTACTAGTCAGGGTTCTTACATTCCGCAGATAAACTGTCATGGTAACTCCCCTCAAAGTCAGGGCCAGTTTTTACCAccaagtcaaggtcaaagtcaaacAAGCATGTTCTCATCCCAGGGTCCATCTCAAAGTCTACCTCAACACGTGGACCTGACTGTCCCGGGATCCTACCAGTCTGTGGGAGTCAACATGTCTAATGCCATGCACAGCTGGCCTGGTATGCAAGGTCAAGGACAATCACCTCAAGCACAGCAGGGATTTGATCATATGCAAAATCCTGTGTTCATCAAGCCAGAACCACAAGACTTTGgatcatcatcagcatcatcaacCTGTCCTTTTCAAAACGTAGGATAA
- the LOC117331708 gene encoding uncharacterized protein LOC117331708 isoform X1 translates to MIKIYNRFICRERMEQNYFPMGPMSHAGLQHPAMGLANNFNIKTEPQLDIKPEPQDMFQSVTSSTGKGKPKAKKRKTEKVKQEKITDHMPVKKKKHDRFKGMPEEEVMKRLLPDHLAQDLDIVIVGINPGLMAAYIGHHYAGPGNHFWKCMYLSGLIPEPLTAYDDTKLLNYGIGFTNIVARTTRGSADLTRKEIKEGAKFLSEKLNKYKPKIAVFNGKGIYEVFVGHKNFAIGKQPEPLEGTETIVYVMPSSSARCSQLPRAVDKVPFYAALKKLRDHCRGDLKELDDSEVCFPDLELKVIKKEDRLKAEGYPDEDNKAQINLGNGNVPAPFTNSQPMNGAVGPPGMNHPGNFMSIKQETPYNSQDYGGSANMFHQQMPAISFPCPSYPISTMAFSGGGNSHPHGTQGMMPLPATTYPSSQVGGPSMFRGQGSQGPHPSQFPTSQGSYIPQINCHGNSPQSQGQFLPPSQGQSQTSMFSSQGPSQSLPQHVDLTVPGSYQSVGVNMSNAMHSWPGMQGQGQSPQAQQGFDHMQNPVFIKPEPQDFGSSSASSTCPFQNVG, encoded by the exons TCCTATGGGGCCCATGAGTCATGCAGGGCTACAGCACCCTGCTATGGGACTAGCCAACAATTTCAACATCAAGACAGAACCTCAGTTAGATATTAAGCCTGAGCCACAGGATATGTTTCAAAG TGTTACCAGCAGTACAGGGAAGGGTAAACCTAAGGCCAAGAAAAGAAAAACTGAGAAAGTGAAACAGGAGAAGATAACTGATCACATGCCCGTGAAAAAGAAGAAACATGACCGCTTCAAGGGTATGCCTGAAGAGGAGGTGATGAAGCGCCTACTGCCAGATCATCTGGCTCAGGATCTGGACATTGTAATC GTTGGCATCAATCCAGGATTGATGGCAGCTTATATTGGACATCACTATGCAGGACCAGGAAATCATTTCT GGAAGTGTATGTATCTGTCGGGCCTCATTCCAGAGCCATTGACTGCTTATGATGACACCAAACTCCTCAACTATGGAATAGGATTTACTAATATAGTCGCACGGACAACCAGAGGAAGTGCAGATCTGACAAG AAAGGAAATCAAAGAAGGTGCCAAATTTCTGTCAGAGAAACTGAATAAATACAAACCAAAAATAGCTGTTTTCAATGGAAAGG GTATTTATGAAGTATTTGTGGGACACAAGAATTTTGCTATAGGGAAACAACCAGAACCACTGGAAGGCACAGAGACG ATTGTGTATGTGATGCCCTCTTCTAGTGCACGCTGTTCACAGCTGCCTAGAGCAGTAGATAAAGTCCCATTTTATGCAGCCCTGAAAAAACTGAGGGACCATTGTCGAGGGGACCTAAAAGAACTGGATGATTCAGAGGTGTGTTTCCCTGACCTTGAGCTCAAAGTCATAAAAAAGGAAGATCGACTGAAGGCAGAGGGCTACCCTGATGAGGACAACAAGGCCCAAATCAACCTTGGTAACGGGAATGTTCCTGCTCCCTTCACAAATAGCCAACCAATGAATGGGGCTGTAGGTCCTCCTGGTATGAATCATCCCGGGAACTTTATGTCCATCAAGCAGGAAACTCCCTATAACTCGCAGGATTATGGAGGCAGTGCCAACATGTTCCACCAACAGATGCCTGCGATCAGCTTTCCCTGTCCCTCTTATCCAATCTCAACTATGGCATTTTCAGGAGGAGGTAACTCCCATCCCCATGGAACACAAGGAATGATGCCTTTACCAGCAACAACATATCCTTCCTCCCAGGTGGGTGGACCATCAATGTTTCGGGGACAGGGGTCTCAGGGACCTCATCCGTCACAATTTCCTACTAGTCAGGGTTCTTACATTCCGCAGATAAACTGTCATGGTAACTCCCCTCAAAGTCAGGGCCAGTTTTTACCAccaagtcaaggtcaaagtcaaacAAGCATGTTCTCATCCCAGGGTCCATCTCAAAGTCTACCTCAACACGTGGACCTGACTGTCCCGGGATCCTACCAGTCTGTGGGAGTCAACATGTCTAATGCCATGCACAGCTGGCCTGGTATGCAAGGTCAAGGACAATCACCTCAAGCACAGCAGGGATTTGATCATATGCAAAATCCTGTGTTCATCAAGCCAGAACCACAAGACTTTGgatcatcatcagcatcatcaacCTGTCCTTTTCAAAACGTAGGATAA